Proteins from a genomic interval of Lolium perenne isolate Kyuss_39 chromosome 1, Kyuss_2.0, whole genome shotgun sequence:
- the LOC127327378 gene encoding potassium transporter 1, translating to MPVEVKETPAPLKRHDSLFGDAEKVSHSKHHGSQVSWMRTLSLAFQSIGIIYGDIGTSPLYVYSSTFPNGIKNTDDLLGVLSLILYTLIIIPMLKYVFIVLYANDNGDGGTFALYSLISRYAKIRMIPDQQAEDAEVSNYHIEAPNSQLKRAQWVKEKLESSKAAKIVLFTLTILGTSMVIGDGTLTPAISVLSAVSGIREKAPSLTQTQVVLISVAILFMIFSVQRFGTDKVGYTFAPVISVWFILIAGIGLYNLVIHDIGVLRAFNPMYIVQYFTRNGKDGWVSLGGIVLCVTGTEGMFADLGHFNIRAVQISFNGILFPSVALCYMGQAAYLRKFPEHVPDTFYKSIPAPMFWPTFIVAILAAIIASQAMLSGAFAILSKAQSLGCMPRVRVIHTSRKYEGQVYIPEVNFMMGLASIIVTIAFKTTNHIGNAYGICVVTTFSITTHLMTVVMLLIWKKHVIFIALFYVVFGSIELIYLSSILSKFIDGGYLPFCFALIVMSLMAAWHYVHVQRYWYELEHIVPISEMTTLLENNDVRRVPGVGLLYTELVQGIPPVFPRLVKKIPSVHSIFMFMSIKHLPIVRVVPAERFLFRQVGPKEHRMFRCVARYGYSDSLEDPKEFAAFLMDRLKMFIQEESAFAQNKPESNNSIEVSEDQTRPRRSTQTAVYSEEVIETRLSNHSGRITSSRALNQTVEEEKQLIDKEMAQGMVYLMGEANVTAKANSSILKKIVVNYVYTFLRKNLTQGHKALAIPKDQLLKVGITYEI from the exons ATGCCGGTCGAAGTCAAGGAGACACCTGCCCCGCTCAAGCGCCATGACTCGCTGTTCGGCGATGCAGAGAAGGTCTCCCATTCCAAGCATCATGGCTCCCAG GTGAGCTGGATGCGGACGTTGAGCCTTGCTTTCCAGAGCATCGGTATCATCTACGGTGATATCGGGACATCACCGCTTTATGTCTACTCCAGTACCTTCCCTAATGGAATCAAGAACACTGATGATCTCCTGGGCGTCCTGTCGCTCATCCTCTACACTCTAATCATTATACCGATGCTCAAGTATGTCTTCATCGTACTGTATGCCAACGACAACGGAGATG GTGGCACATTTGCGCTTTACTCGCTGATATCACGGTATGCAAAGATAAGGATGATTCCGGATCAGCAAGCTGAGGATGCGGAAGTGTCCAATTACCACATTGAAGCCCCGAATTCACAGCTGAAGAGGGCGCAATGGGTGAAGGAGAAGCTTGAGTCCAGCAAGGCAGCCAAGATTGTACTCTTCACCCTCACCATCCTTGGCACATCCATGGTGATAGGCGATGGAACCTTGACACCAGCAATTTCTG TGCTCTCTGCAGTGAGTGGGATAAGGGAAAAGGCACCAAGCTTGACTCAAA CACAAGTGGTCCTCATATCGGTGGCAATTCTGTTCATGATCTTCTCAGTCCAACGTTTTGGGACTGACAAGGTCGGGTATACCTTTGCTCCAGTTATCTCAGTGTGGTTCATTCTGATTGCTGGTATCGGACTGTACAACCTCGTTATTCACGATATCGGTGTTCTACGGGCCTTTAATCCGATGTACATAGTACAATACTTCACAAGGAACGGGAAGGATGGATGGGTTTCACTTGGTGGAATTGTCTTGTGTGTCACAG GCACCGAAGGTATGTTTGCTGACCTAGGACATTTCAACATCAGGGCTGTTCAG ATCAGCTTTAACGGAATCCTCTTCCCATCGGTAGCACTGTGTTACATGGGACAGGCGGCTTATCTGAGAAAGTTCCCAGAGCACGTTCCGGACACCTTCTATAAATCCATACCAG CACCAATGTTTTGGCCAACCTTCATCGTTGCCATTCTTGCTGccatcatagcaagccaagctatgcTCTCTGGTGCATTTGCTATCCTCTCCAAGGCCCAATCTCTCGGATGCATGCCCAGGGTTCGAGTGATCCACACCTCACGCAAATATGAGGGGCAGGTGTACATTCCTGAGGTAAACTTCATGATGGGACTGGCGAGCATCATAGTCACAATCGCCTTCAAAACAACCAATCACATTGGCAATGCTTATG GGATCTGTGTCGTGACCACCTTCTCGATCACCACCCATCTGATGACCGTCGTGATGCTCCTCATATGGAAGAAGCACGTCATCTTCATCGCACTGTTCTATGTAGTGTTTGGCTCCATAGAGTTGATCTATCTCTCTTCCATACTGTCGAAGTTCATTGATGGTGGATACCTTCCGTTCTGTTTTGCGCTGATCGTGATGAGCCTGATGGCAGCATGGCACTATGTCCATGTCCAGAGGTACTGGTACGAGCTTGAACACATTGTGCCTATTAGTGAAATGACAACGCTTCTCGAGAATAATGACGTGCGGCGGGTCCCTGGGGTGGGCCTCCTTTACACGGAGCTGGTTCAGGGTATCCCCCCAGTATTCCCTCGGCTGGTCAAGAAGATACCATCTGTGCACTCCATCTTCATGTTCATGTCAATCAAGCACCTGCCGATCGTGCGTGTGGTGCCTGCAGAGAGGTTCCTCTTCCGGCAAGTCGGCCCAAAGGAGCATCGAATGTTCCGGTGCGTAGCACGGTATGGGTACAGTGACAGTCTGGAGGATCCCAAGGAGTTTGCAGCATTTCTTATGGATAGGCTCAAGATGTTCATCCAGGAGGAGAGCGCATTCGCACAGAACAAACCAGAGAGCAACAACAGCATTGAAGTTTCAGAAGACCAGACCAGGCCGAGGCGATCTACACAAACTGCAGTGTACAGTGAGGAGGTGATCGAAACACGGCTGAGCAACCACTCTGGGAGGATCACTAGTTCCCGTGCACTGAACCAGACAGTTGAGGAGGAGAAGCAGCTGATTGACAAGGAGATGGCGCAAGGGATGGTGTACCTGATGGGGGAGGCGAATGTTACAGCTAAAGCCAACTCCTCGATCTTGAAGAAGATAGTGGTGAACTATGTTTATACATTCTTGAGGAAGAACTTGACACAGGGGCATAAGGCACTGGCCATTCCGAAAGACCAGCTGCTCAAAGTTGGGATCACATATGAAATATAG